The DNA segment CCATCGCCGCGCACGACTTCGCCCGTGCGGCGAAACACCTGACCGCGGCGCCGCCCGAACCATTCGTGGAATGGGACCCGACCGCCGACCGGAATCCCAAGCGGCTGGCGATGGATGAGGCCGCATGGAATGAAAGGGTGGCGCCGTTGGCCGATCTCTACCGACAGCTCGACCAAGCCGCTGAGGCCGACAAGCCCGCCATCCACCTGGCCATCGCCAACCACTGGATGCAGCACCGCGGGTCACTCACGCTGCCCCTGAACGGGGCGCTCTACTATGCCAACAGCGAGGAGGAGAAGCTCGATCTGCTGCGCCGCAGGAATGCCCTCCACTACGGCTACCAGGTCGTCGCCGTGAATGCCGAGCTCGACTCCCGCGACGAGGCCACCCATGCGCTGGAGCACGCGTTGAAGGCAGCGGAGAGCAAGTCCGCCACCATCGCCGCGCCCGCGCTGGAACTGGCGAACCACTGCCTTTTCCGCCGCGCGGAATACTCCCTCTACCAGAGGTCGCGGGCGTTGGAGGCCGATGCCACCGCGCTTTCCCGCCAGCTCCACGAACGGCTCACGCAAAGCCATCCGCGGAGCGCGGAGGCGAAACGGTCGATCGCTTTCACATTCCGCCCTGCGGTGGGTCCATGGATGCCGGGCGACTACAACTCTTACAATGCGGCCCATTCCATCATGGAAGCGATCTCGGGAACCCCGATCAACCGCTGGGACGGCCAGAATGAGGAAGTCGTGATCGCCGGAGAAAAGATCGCCGCACTGCCGGAGCGTTTCCTGGAGGTGGATCCGCGGACGTCACTTCCTGCGCTCCGCAACGACCTCAAGTCAGCCCGTGATGAACTTTTCAGGCTGCGGCGGAACACCGGCGGCGATGATCCGGCGACGATCATCGCCGTCGCGGACCGGCTCGACGACCTGCTGGCAGCCGCCTCACTGAACGGGATCACCACGGCGGATTTCCTCACCTATGCGAACAACCGCAAGCCGCTGCCCCCGGCATTCGACAGTCTGGTGGAATTCCGCAAGCGGCTGGAGGTGAAGGAAGACGAGACCCAACCAGCCAATGACACAATCCATGGTTGGCAGGAATTTCTCGACCGTTACCCGGACAGCCCGAAGGCGGAGGCGGCATCCTTCCGGCTCACCCGCCTGATCGCGAGGAACTACCGGGGCCGCACGCAGGTGAGGGCGTTCCATTTCCCCGACGCACCGATCCCCGGAGGCTACAAGCGCATCGACATCCACCGCCCCGATCCCACCGGAGACCCGGGGGAGGTTCTCGCCGCGATCTCCAACCATGAGATGCGGTTCCCGGAGGCACGCTACCAAGCGGATCTCGACCTCCTGCGCGCGGGGGCGTTCATCGATCTGGATCGGTTCGACGAGGCACTCCTGCTGCTGAACGGCATTCTGGCGGATCCCGGGCAGGGCGACCTGCATACGCTGGCCGCGCTGAACTTCTGCGACATCGCCCAGCGCCTGCTGGAACCCTCCACCCGGGAAAAATCGCTGGCGGCATTCCGTGTGGATGGCCGGGCGTTGGCGGTGCTGCGGCTGCTCGTGAAGGGCGACACCTTCCTCAGCCGGCTTCAACCGATGGACCTCTGAAAAAAGACTATCTGACCAATGCGATGAGCGGTGGCCGGGAACCCTGGACCGCCAGAACGTTCCCACCTCCATCCACCACGCGCACCACCCATCCCGCGTAGCGGATGCCCTTCCGCTCACGCACGCCGAGGGCGGCATACTTGGTGTCATTCTCCACGAACAGGCATCCCATCTCCACGGTCACCTGTCCCTGGCCGGGGACCATCACGGCCTCGCGGCTCACCTCCACCACCTTGTTGCCGGAGTTCTTTTCGATCTCCTCACCGATCCAGTGGGTCTCGACGATCGCCTGCCCGGGCGTGGACGCGCGGATCGAAACGCCAACCACACGGTCCCTGAAGATGTCCTTGTCATAGGATCCCCACCACGTTTCCCACTTCTTGTCCCGGCCGGAGCCTGCGGAAGCGGTCTTTGCCATGATGGCGACGCGTGTGGGCGGGGCACCGGAAACACGGACAGGAGGTGGCTCACCGGAAGGTCCGGCGGGAGCGGCGGTCTCCGCCTTGGCGGCAGCAAGGACAAACGCTGCGGTCTGGATGACCAGTGAACCGTCCGCAGCGACCGCCTGCCGCTGCCCATCCGAAGAACGGAGGGTTCCGTCCGCCCCACGTGCCCACTGCAGACCATCCTGGTTCGCGGCGAAAAGCGAGGAAATCTGGGACTGGTTCAACTCTCCCTCGACACCAGACGAGATGTCCTTCGCGAAGCGGATCCGAGCGCACTTTCCATCCTGGAGGTCCACTTTGACGAGGATGCCGCCCTTGCTGAAGACCAACGCATCGCCCCCATCTTCGATGGGAGAACCGTACCGGGTGGTGAGCAAATCCTTCGTCTCACCGATCTTGGCGGAGACGGTGACGCAGGACAACAGCAGCAAAGGGAGGAATCTCATGATGGACGCGGCGGCGGTCTATCATGGATCTCCTCCATGGGGAACCAGAAGCTCAGCCTTTCAACTGACCTTCGCCACGGACCCGGTACTGGTAGCTGGTCAGCTCCCTGAGGCCCATCGGTCCGCGGGCGTGCAGCTTGTCGGTGGAAATCCCGATCTCCGCACCGAAGCCGAACTCGCCACCATCGGCGAAGCGGCTGGAGACATTGTGGAACACACAAGCGGAGTGCACATCCCGCAGGAATTGCTCCGCCGTCGCGCTGTCACGGGTGGCGATGACGTCCGTATGGTGGGAGCCGTTCGTGTTGATGCGATCAATGGCTTCCTCGATGGAGTCCACCACCTTCACCGCGATGATCAGATCGAGGAATTCCGTGGTCCAGTCTTCCTCCGTGGCGGGCACCACGTCCGGCAGGATGGCCAGCGTGCGCTCGCAACCACGGAGCTGGACGCCTTTTTCCCGCAGGGCGGCAGCCGCCTTTGGCAGGAAAGTTTCCGCCACATCCCGGTGGACGAGCAGATCCTCGAGCGCGTTGCACACGCCGGGCTTCTGGGTCTTCGAGTTGACCGTCAGCGTCACCGCCACGTCCTCGTCAAGGTCCTTGTCGGCGTAGAGGTGGCAGATGCCATCGTAGTGCTTGATGACCGGCATGCGGGCCTGGGAAACCACGGTCTCAATGAGGCCCTTGCCGCCACGGGGAATGATGAGGTCCAGCCACTTATCCATCTGAGCGAGGATGGTGACGCTCTCCCGGTCCGTGAAAGGGATGAGCTGGATGGCATGGTCCGGCAGACCCGCCGACGCACCGCCTGCCTGCAGGGCATCCGCGATGGCGCGGTTCGAGTGGATGGCCTCGCTGCCTCCCCGCAGGATCGTCGCATTGCCGGTCTTGAAGCAAAGGACGGCGGCATCCGCCGTCACGTTGGGGCGGCTTTCGTAGATGATGCCGATGGTGCCGATGGGCACGCGCACCTGCTGGATGCGGATGCCGTTCGGACGGCTCCAGTCATCCATCACCTGGCCCACAGGGTCTGGCAGCGTGGCCACCTGGTCGATGCCCGCGGCAATGGCTTCGACGCGTTTTTCATCCAGCCGCAGCCGATCCAGCATGGCTCCGGAAAGGCCCTTCGCCTCGCCCGCCGCGATGTCCAGCGCGTTCGCCTCCAGCAGGGCCGGCACCCGTGCGCGCAGTTCCGCCGCCATCGCACGCAGGATGGCATTCTTCTGGTCGCTGCTGAGCTGGGAGAGCCTATAGGAGGCCTGCCGCGCGTTGCGGCCCATTTCGTGGATGGTTTCCTGGAGGGTGGACATGGGAAAGTCAGGCGGACTGGGCCGAGGCGGGGAACTTCGTCGAGATACCGGTGCCGTCAACAATGGCGGCCAGACGCTCAGGATGGCGGCCGTGGGCGATGTGGGTCTCGATCCCGGCCTCGAC comes from the Luteolibacter sp. SL250 genome and includes:
- a CDS encoding glutamate-5-semialdehyde dehydrogenase; translation: MSTLQETIHEMGRNARQASYRLSQLSSDQKNAILRAMAAELRARVPALLEANALDIAAGEAKGLSGAMLDRLRLDEKRVEAIAAGIDQVATLPDPVGQVMDDWSRPNGIRIQQVRVPIGTIGIIYESRPNVTADAAVLCFKTGNATILRGGSEAIHSNRAIADALQAGGASAGLPDHAIQLIPFTDRESVTILAQMDKWLDLIIPRGGKGLIETVVSQARMPVIKHYDGICHLYADKDLDEDVAVTLTVNSKTQKPGVCNALEDLLVHRDVAETFLPKAAAALREKGVQLRGCERTLAILPDVVPATEEDWTTEFLDLIIAVKVVDSIEEAIDRINTNGSHHTDVIATRDSATAEQFLRDVHSACVFHNVSSRFADGGEFGFGAEIGISTDKLHARGPMGLRELTSYQYRVRGEGQLKG